One window of Nostoc sp. C052 genomic DNA carries:
- a CDS encoding PetM family cytochrome b6-f complex subunit 7, whose amino-acid sequence MGGEILNAALLSFSLIFVGWGLGALLLKIQGGEE is encoded by the coding sequence ATGGGCGGCGAAATTTTGAATGCAGCTCTATTATCTTTCAGTCTAATTTTCGTAGGTTGGGGCTTAGGCGCGTTGTTGCTGAAAATTCAAGGCGGAGAAGAATAA